Proteins co-encoded in one Halococcoides cellulosivorans genomic window:
- a CDS encoding DUF6684 family protein — protein MSRTFDKQVVLDITVNLVPMAVLLGFVAMIALLDPWSDLGLVPGIQQYLLILIPLLALAWITKVAVEAIERSGGEVEPAGVGLDERDPPRRSPDETEK, from the coding sequence ATGAGCCGCACCTTCGACAAGCAGGTCGTCCTCGACATCACGGTCAATCTGGTGCCGATGGCCGTCCTGCTCGGTTTCGTCGCGATGATCGCGTTGCTCGACCCGTGGTCGGATCTGGGCCTCGTCCCCGGGATTCAGCAGTATCTCCTCATCTTGATCCCGCTGCTCGCACTCGCGTGGATCACGAAGGTGGCCGTCGAGGCGATCGAGCGCTCGGGTGGAGAGGTCGAACCGGCGGGGGTCGGCCTCGACGAGCGCGACCCTCCTCGTCGATCACCCGACGAGACCGAGAAGTAG
- a CDS encoding DUF7541 family protein, with amino-acid sequence MVESTGVAEEFDRSSPWPLLIALGLALSEFGVFFGGIFVPVGVAGIVLFAGSVVGILVETGYVDSHRRGALIVGGTIVLIGGVLYGFSAVSVQFDLYTRAFTVVVGGLLAVGAALVLGALDATSS; translated from the coding sequence ATGGTCGAGTCGACTGGCGTCGCTGAGGAGTTCGATCGCAGTAGTCCCTGGCCACTGTTGATCGCGCTCGGACTGGCCCTCTCGGAGTTCGGCGTCTTCTTCGGTGGGATCTTCGTGCCCGTGGGTGTCGCGGGTATCGTCCTGTTCGCGGGCAGCGTCGTCGGCATCCTCGTCGAGACGGGCTACGTCGACAGTCACCGCCGCGGCGCACTGATCGTCGGCGGGACGATCGTCCTGATCGGCGGCGTGCTGTACGGGTTCAGTGCGGTCTCGGTGCAGTTCGATCTCTACACCCGCGCGTTCACGGTCGTTGTCGGTGGCCTCCTGGCGGTCGGCGCCGCGCTGGTTCTCGGCGCCCTCGACGCCACGTCCTCGTAA
- the pyk gene encoding pyruvate kinase yields MRNAKIVCTLGPASDSKAQIRDLAEAGMSVARLNASHGSPEDRKDVIDRIRAVDEEVDRSLAVMHDIPGPEVRTADIDEPIYLEGDSRVRFFEGDTATPEDVGLSVDISVVEPGDSVLLDDGRIETTVEEVDGSDVYVHIENGGELKARKGVNVPGVDLDLPFPTEKDRRELEVAAEKNVDLVAASFVRDGSDIIEINNTLEEFGADVPVVAKIERKGAVENLDDIIEETYGVMVARGDLGVELPLEKVPVFQKQIIRKCNEAGIPVITATEMLDSMEQSRRPTRAESSDVANAVFDGTDAVMLSGETAIGAHPARTVETMHDIVRATEQSDVYERIRDERVPPSDESQADALAHAARTLADDLDAAAIVAASESGYTALKTAKFRPSVPIVATTPNDRVRRQLGLSWGIHSVTTPYTTEGADAIIHESVQAALRTNVAESGDTVVVVSGMMTDLEGVNTSNMLKIHIAAETLVSGEAIVSGLATGPLVRVEDGDVGSVPDRAILAIPADFDGDIEGDISGIGGIVDARETRISPITSVARDHGVPMIIDAAVPTGVDDGTTVTIDAERGVLYEDVVSDYSA; encoded by the coding sequence ATGCGAAACGCCAAAATCGTCTGTACACTTGGACCAGCGTCTGACTCGAAGGCACAGATCCGCGATCTCGCGGAAGCAGGGATGTCCGTCGCTCGTCTGAACGCCAGCCACGGCAGCCCCGAGGACCGCAAAGACGTCATCGACCGCATCCGTGCAGTCGACGAGGAAGTCGACCGCAGCCTCGCGGTCATGCACGACATTCCCGGCCCGGAAGTCCGGACCGCCGACATCGACGAGCCGATCTATCTGGAGGGAGACAGTCGCGTCCGATTCTTCGAGGGCGACACTGCGACTCCCGAGGACGTCGGCCTGTCGGTCGACATCTCGGTCGTCGAACCCGGTGACAGTGTCCTCCTCGACGACGGTCGGATCGAGACCACCGTCGAAGAGGTCGACGGATCGGACGTCTACGTCCACATCGAGAACGGTGGCGAACTGAAGGCTCGGAAGGGCGTCAACGTGCCCGGCGTCGATCTGGACCTTCCTTTCCCGACCGAGAAAGACCGTCGTGAACTCGAAGTCGCCGCCGAGAAGAACGTCGATCTGGTCGCCGCGAGTTTCGTTCGCGACGGCAGCGACATCATCGAGATCAACAACACCCTCGAAGAGTTCGGCGCGGACGTCCCCGTCGTCGCCAAGATCGAACGGAAAGGGGCCGTCGAGAACCTCGACGACATCATCGAGGAGACCTACGGCGTGATGGTCGCCCGGGGCGACCTCGGTGTCGAACTCCCTCTGGAGAAGGTTCCGGTCTTCCAGAAACAGATCATCCGCAAATGCAACGAGGCGGGCATTCCGGTCATCACGGCGACCGAGATGCTCGACTCGATGGAACAGTCCCGCCGCCCCACGCGCGCGGAGTCCTCCGACGTCGCCAACGCCGTCTTCGACGGCACCGACGCGGTCATGCTCTCCGGCGAGACCGCGATCGGCGCTCACCCCGCCCGCACCGTCGAGACGATGCACGACATCGTCCGGGCGACCGAACAGAGCGACGTCTACGAGCGGATCCGCGACGAGCGGGTCCCGCCGTCGGACGAGTCCCAGGCCGACGCGCTCGCCCACGCCGCTCGCACGCTGGCCGACGACCTCGACGCCGCTGCGATCGTCGCCGCGAGCGAGTCGGGGTACACCGCACTCAAGACCGCGAAGTTCCGCCCGAGCGTTCCGATCGTCGCGACGACGCCCAACGACCGCGTCCGCCGGCAACTCGGCCTCTCGTGGGGGATTCACTCCGTGACCACGCCGTACACGACCGAGGGCGCGGACGCGATCATCCACGAGTCCGTCCAGGCCGCACTCCGGACGAACGTCGCTGAGAGCGGCGACACGGTCGTCGTGGTCTCGGGGATGATGACCGACCTCGAAGGCGTCAACACCTCGAACATGCTCAAGATACACATCGCCGCGGAGACGCTCGTCTCCGGGGAAGCGATCGTCTCCGGACTCGCGACCGGACCGCTGGTCCGGGTCGAGGACGGCGACGTCGGATCGGTCCCCGACCGGGCGATCCTCGCGATCCCTGCCGACTTCGACGGCGACATCGAGGGCGACATCTCCGGGATCGGCGGCATCGTCGACGCCCGCGAGACGCGCATCTCACCGATCACGTCGGTGGCACGCGATCACGGCGTCCCGATGATCATCGACGCGGCCGTTCCGACGGGCGTCGACGACGGAACGACCGTCACCATCGACGCCGAGCGGGGCGTCCTCTACGAAGACGTCGTCAGCGACTACTCGGCATAA
- a CDS encoding ROK family protein yields MAVFAGVDLGATYVRAVIGDAEHDELGMHKRPTPQGPSGIEVTEAVLSAIRRACEEAGVDPTDLEGVGIGSIGPLDLAEGVIENPANLPDSIDRIPLTGPIENLAETNRVYLHNDAVAGVIGERFYSDRNPDNMAYLTISTGIGAGVCVDGTVLHGWDGNAGEVGHQTIDPDGVMTCGCGRDGHWEAYCSGDNIPRYARTLFEREDWETDLPLHSDDFSAVDVFEFAGDDAFADYIINRIALWNSIGVSSMATAYAPLVIYIGGAVAINNPELVVDPIRQKMDEMVFVNVPEIEITQLGDDVVLKGALASARTGGTGDRKELDSATV; encoded by the coding sequence ATGGCAGTCTTCGCCGGGGTCGATCTGGGTGCGACCTACGTCCGCGCCGTGATCGGAGACGCCGAGCACGACGAGCTGGGGATGCACAAACGACCGACACCACAGGGCCCGAGCGGCATCGAGGTGACCGAGGCCGTGTTGAGCGCCATACGGCGAGCCTGTGAGGAGGCGGGCGTCGATCCGACCGACCTGGAGGGGGTCGGCATCGGATCGATCGGCCCGCTCGACCTCGCGGAGGGGGTCATCGAGAACCCGGCGAACCTGCCGGACTCGATCGACCGGATCCCGCTGACGGGGCCGATCGAGAACCTCGCAGAAACCAACCGGGTGTACCTCCACAACGACGCCGTCGCGGGCGTCATCGGCGAGCGGTTCTACAGCGATCGCAACCCCGACAACATGGCGTATCTGACCATCTCGACCGGCATCGGGGCCGGCGTCTGTGTCGACGGGACCGTCCTGCACGGCTGGGACGGCAACGCCGGCGAGGTGGGCCACCAGACGATCGATCCCGACGGCGTGATGACCTGTGGCTGCGGTCGCGACGGCCACTGGGAAGCGTACTGTTCGGGCGACAACATCCCCCGATACGCACGCACGCTGTTCGAACGAGAGGACTGGGAGACCGATCTGCCCCTGCATAGCGACGATTTCTCCGCGGTCGACGTCTTCGAGTTCGCGGGCGACGACGCCTTCGCGGACTACATCATCAATCGGATCGCCCTCTGGAACTCGATCGGCGTCTCCTCGATGGCCACCGCGTACGCGCCGCTGGTGATCTACATCGGTGGCGCCGTCGCGATCAACAACCCCGAGTTGGTCGTCGATCCGATCCGCCAGAAGATGGACGAGATGGTGTTCGTGAACGTCCCCGAGATCGAGATCACCCAGTTGGGCGACGACGTCGTCCTCAAAGGTGCGCTCGCGAGTGCCCGGACCGGCGGGACGGGCGACCGTAAAGAACTCGACTCCGCGACGGTCTGA
- a CDS encoding universal stress protein: MYDRILVPTDGSTGTARTLEHAASIANAFDASVDVLYVLDERMYQAASEDATEDVIRSLEEEGDRAIDDAVTRLEDDGVEATGHLERGIPYRDIIAFSEDNAVDLIVMGTHGRSGRDRLAKMGSVTDRVVKNADVPVMVVDIEA, translated from the coding sequence ATGTACGACCGCATTCTCGTGCCGACCGACGGGTCGACGGGGACGGCTCGAACGCTCGAACACGCCGCATCGATCGCGAACGCGTTCGACGCCTCCGTCGACGTGCTCTACGTCCTCGACGAACGGATGTACCAGGCCGCCTCCGAGGACGCCACCGAGGACGTCATTCGCTCGCTCGAAGAGGAAGGCGATCGGGCCATCGACGACGCGGTGACCCGCCTCGAAGACGACGGCGTCGAAGCTACAGGCCACCTGGAGCGTGGCATTCCGTATCGGGACATCATCGCCTTTAGCGAGGACAACGCCGTCGACCTGATCGTGATGGGGACCCACGGGCGCAGCGGTCGGGACCGTCTCGCGAAGATGGGGAGCGTGACCGATCGGGTCGTGAAAAACGCAGACGTGCCCGTGATGGTCGTCGATATCGAGGCCTGA
- a CDS encoding threonine--tRNA ligase yields the protein MRLLFIHSDHLEFEATEEAADGLGETEGVPMDGRMEDCVTVFISVESDDAESIDGVVENALAELDDVTGQLNTTDVVLYPYAHLSEDLADPDSAKTVMQDLEAGLEAEGYSVLRAPFGWYKAFEISCKGHPLSELSRHVSHEAPDEEPEDEPRAPSDWRVLFPDGSSESAIAAKDEVDDDMTAFIEDEVQDIVASEGEEPPHVSLMREKGLVDYDDLSDTGNLRWYPRGKLVRDALIEYVNDLVVEYGGMPVETPIMYDLGARSIDEHAGKFGERQYRFDSGDRRMMLRFAACFGQFSIMRDMHISVNDLPMRIYEMSMYSFRREQRGEVTGLKRLRAFTMPDMHTATEDMDQARAELQAQAKLSLETADDLDLDYVPAIRVTQEFYDDNETWIDELVADLDTPSLLEIIPERHHYWSAKIDFAAIDGLGRPIENPTVQIDVESAERFDIEYSDGTDQFHPPILHYSPSGGIERVVAALLEQTARMDTPQLPTWLSPTQVRFIPVDPDSHADYCLDLVDQLEDAEIRADVDDRDESVGKRIARAETDWTPYYVVVGDREIEGEEIGVNDRSADTEHDLTIDELIDQVDADIGELPRVQRYLPRRVSNHPHFTG from the coding sequence ATGCGTTTGCTGTTCATTCACTCGGATCACCTCGAATTCGAGGCGACCGAGGAAGCGGCCGACGGGCTCGGTGAGACCGAGGGGGTCCCGATGGACGGACGGATGGAAGACTGCGTGACGGTCTTCATCAGCGTCGAGAGCGACGATGCCGAGAGCATCGACGGCGTCGTCGAGAACGCACTCGCGGAACTCGACGACGTCACGGGCCAACTCAACACGACCGACGTCGTGCTCTATCCGTACGCACACCTGAGCGAGGACCTCGCAGATCCTGACTCCGCGAAGACGGTGATGCAGGACCTCGAAGCGGGCCTCGAAGCCGAGGGCTACAGCGTGCTGCGAGCACCCTTCGGCTGGTACAAGGCCTTCGAGATCTCGTGTAAGGGCCACCCGCTCTCCGAACTCTCCCGACACGTCTCTCACGAGGCGCCCGACGAGGAACCCGAGGACGAACCGCGCGCGCCCAGCGACTGGCGCGTCCTGTTCCCCGACGGATCGAGCGAGTCCGCGATCGCGGCGAAAGACGAGGTCGACGACGACATGACGGCCTTTATCGAAGACGAGGTCCAGGACATCGTCGCCAGCGAAGGCGAGGAGCCACCCCACGTCTCTTTGATGCGCGAGAAAGGCCTCGTCGATTACGACGACCTCTCCGATACGGGGAACCTGCGCTGGTACCCCCGGGGAAAACTCGTTCGGGATGCACTCATCGAGTACGTGAACGACCTCGTCGTCGAGTACGGTGGGATGCCCGTCGAGACGCCGATCATGTACGATCTGGGCGCGCGCTCGATCGACGAACACGCCGGCAAGTTCGGGGAGCGCCAGTACCGGTTCGACTCGGGCGATCGCCGGATGATGCTGCGGTTCGCCGCGTGTTTCGGCCAGTTCTCGATCATGCGAGACATGCACATCTCGGTGAACGACCTCCCGATGCGGATCTACGAGATGTCGATGTACTCGTTCCGCCGCGAACAGCGCGGAGAGGTGACGGGGCTCAAGCGCTTGCGAGCCTTCACCATGCCCGACATGCACACCGCGACCGAGGACATGGATCAGGCCCGCGCGGAACTCCAGGCGCAAGCGAAACTCTCCCTGGAGACTGCCGACGACCTCGATCTCGATTACGTCCCGGCGATCCGGGTGACCCAGGAGTTTTACGACGACAACGAGACGTGGATCGACGAGTTGGTCGCGGATCTCGATACGCCGTCGCTGCTCGAAATCATCCCCGAACGGCACCACTACTGGTCGGCGAAGATCGACTTCGCGGCGATCGATGGCCTCGGCCGGCCGATCGAGAACCCGACCGTCCAGATCGACGTCGAGAGCGCCGAGCGATTCGATATCGAGTATTCGGACGGCACCGACCAGTTCCACCCGCCGATCTTGCATTACTCGCCGTCGGGCGGGATCGAACGCGTCGTCGCCGCCCTGCTCGAACAGACTGCGCGCATGGACACCCCACAGTTGCCGACGTGGCTCTCCCCGACCCAGGTCCGATTCATCCCCGTCGACCCCGACAGCCACGCCGACTACTGTCTGGATCTGGTCGATCAGTTGGAAGACGCCGAGATCCGCGCGGACGTCGACGACCGCGACGAGTCGGTCGGCAAACGCATCGCTCGCGCCGAGACCGACTGGACGCCCTACTACGTCGTCGTCGGCGACCGCGAGATCGAGGGCGAGGAGATCGGCGTCAACGACCGCTCGGCCGACACCGAGCACGATCTGACCATCGACGAACTGATCGATCAGGTCGACGCGGACATCGGTGAACTCCCCCGTGTCCAGCGATATCTCCCGCGACGGGTCAGCAATCACCCGCATTTCACCGGGTGA
- a CDS encoding lactate racemase domain-containing protein, protein MSFSVPHGDEYLDVDLPGCSVTVAELPGGDPIDVREAAEDAVADPHGEPLADRVDGDDDIAIVVTDVTRDAPDGVLVDVLMDELAEVGVDRDQVTIVIGLGLHGPMDEEQIEDELGEYADLAENHDPDEVVEVGQVGDVPVEVYEPVAEADRVLTTGQSEPHQYAGFSGGAKTVVIGAGGEAIIKFTHGPEMLSQDAVKLGTIDGNPFREAVETAGEQIGLDFCLNVLPGPEGFLAASAGDSGAVVRDLAEDARDALAYEVEDEYDVVISGVGAPKDAQLYQTTRGITYVVLSDGAPVKEGGRVVVPAVLDEGYGSGRGEDRFYDWLSNADDAESCYQAMLEGYEPGAQRGFVTVRSLRHADAYITDSEDPELVEECLMHARDHVADAVPMGSKVLVVPKAPKTLLV, encoded by the coding sequence ATGAGTTTCAGCGTCCCGCACGGCGACGAGTATCTCGATGTCGACTTGCCCGGCTGTTCGGTGACCGTCGCGGAACTGCCCGGCGGAGACCCGATCGACGTGCGCGAAGCCGCCGAAGATGCCGTCGCCGACCCGCACGGTGAGCCACTCGCCGACCGCGTCGACGGAGACGACGACATCGCGATCGTCGTCACGGACGTCACACGCGACGCGCCCGATGGCGTCCTCGTCGACGTGCTGATGGACGAACTCGCCGAGGTTGGTGTCGACCGCGATCAGGTCACGATCGTCATTGGCCTGGGCCTCCACGGCCCGATGGACGAAGAGCAGATCGAAGACGAACTCGGCGAGTACGCCGATCTCGCGGAGAATCACGACCCCGACGAGGTCGTCGAAGTCGGCCAGGTCGGCGACGTCCCCGTCGAGGTGTACGAACCCGTCGCCGAGGCCGACCGGGTGCTGACGACCGGGCAGAGCGAACCCCACCAGTACGCGGGCTTCTCGGGCGGCGCGAAGACGGTCGTCATCGGTGCTGGCGGCGAGGCGATCATCAAGTTCACCCACGGCCCGGAGATGCTCAGTCAGGACGCCGTCAAACTGGGCACAATCGACGGGAACCCGTTCCGCGAGGCCGTCGAGACCGCGGGCGAGCAGATCGGCCTGGACTTCTGTCTCAACGTCTTGCCCGGGCCCGAGGGCTTCCTGGCGGCGTCGGCGGGCGATTCCGGTGCAGTCGTGCGCGACCTGGCCGAGGACGCCCGCGACGCGCTGGCCTACGAGGTCGAGGACGAGTACGACGTCGTGATCTCCGGGGTGGGTGCGCCCAAGGACGCCCAGCTGTACCAGACGACGCGCGGGATCACCTACGTCGTGCTCTCGGACGGCGCACCCGTCAAGGAGGGTGGGCGCGTGGTCGTTCCGGCCGTCCTCGACGAGGGGTACGGATCGGGCCGGGGTGAGGACCGCTTTTACGACTGGCTCTCGAACGCCGACGACGCCGAATCGTGCTATCAGGCGATGCTGGAGGGGTACGAACCTGGGGCTCAGCGTGGGTTCGTCACCGTCCGATCGTTGCGTCACGCCGACGCCTACATCACCGACAGCGAGGACCCCGAACTCGTCGAAGAGTGTCTCATGCACGCCCGTGACCACGTCGCGGACGCCGTCCCGATGGGCTCGAAGGTGCTGGTCGTCCCCAAGGCCCCGAAGACACTGCTGGTGTGA
- a CDS encoding AAA domain-containing protein, with the protein MHLRGPVASISDVEDTPGDRRTVTIRPDKGRSDPVAVDLLGKWTETAAVLDPGMEVAFYDLEDGDPWLADRSATVVVEPDVVVDVTDIREWVQCPRQYYLDKLTGTPLAYPVVKGTIVHEVFGDLLRGIDSEAAVERRVHEAGLELGLLDKDAATVRDDVSDHARAIEGWLAQGSLPDGGQQFAPAESEWRSEITLIDERLSIKGRADAVRRGAPVELKTGKNTRREPRFEDKIQATAYALLLSGGDREAAPDTGTLLYTKNAAVERTEIGGDLSPAKDFSIGDGLMRFVIRARNEIAAMEAQRAIPTGEEADATCEYCFEQDTCMALAGRLDQHSKAGAVGKALPSAEREYVDEFYDAIEAERHAIHSSFTDLWEQSADDRADADRALVDLDPCGRTQRDDGRWELRARSTGAISKIREGDIVLASDGDPVGGSAELARVERLGGSPADASGEDADGTDASEDAADVIVTTDEPLDLCRLDIYPSDIGVDRMLTAIHDAVLARPPERKDVLFERRAPSFEDVDATFVPNNDAQDRAVRRAVAAEDCALIHGPPGTGKTYTLARLVDALVERGERVLVSAFTNRAVDTAVEAIRERGVSVVRMGTESGVSEPVADCRLDPAGDPDERAATLREADVIAATTATCGSRVMREQSVDVAVIDEAGQLTEPGALAAIALADRFVLVGDHHQLPPVVQSDPDAGATLSRSLFERLIDTYPEAGVMLTKQYRMAQRIQAFPSREFYDGRLRPADGETAAQQIADLASVDAAALPAHLRRRVAFVDPDGDDEGAVNPREADTVEEIVAAYRAAGVPDESIGVIAPYRAQVAAIERRVPESITVDTVDRFQGSSREVIVLSFVGTGSLDGPIFEDYRRVNVALTRAKKALVLVGDREALESDPVYARLVEWAD; encoded by the coding sequence GTGCACCTTCGGGGCCCCGTCGCGTCGATTTCGGACGTCGAGGACACGCCGGGCGATCGCCGCACCGTCACGATCCGTCCGGACAAGGGTCGATCCGACCCCGTCGCGGTCGACCTCCTCGGGAAGTGGACCGAGACGGCCGCGGTTCTCGACCCCGGCATGGAGGTCGCTTTCTACGATCTGGAAGACGGCGACCCGTGGCTCGCGGACCGATCCGCGACCGTCGTCGTCGAACCCGACGTCGTCGTCGACGTGACCGACATCCGCGAGTGGGTCCAGTGCCCCCGGCAGTACTATCTCGACAAACTCACCGGGACGCCGCTGGCGTACCCCGTCGTCAAGGGGACGATCGTCCACGAGGTCTTCGGTGACCTCCTCCGCGGGATCGACAGCGAGGCGGCCGTCGAGCGCCGGGTCCACGAGGCCGGTCTCGAACTCGGGTTGCTCGATAAAGACGCCGCGACGGTGCGTGACGACGTGAGTGATCACGCTCGCGCGATCGAGGGCTGGCTTGCTCAGGGATCGCTGCCCGACGGCGGCCAGCAGTTCGCACCGGCGGAAAGCGAGTGGCGCTCGGAGATCACGCTCATCGACGAGCGATTGTCGATCAAGGGGCGGGCCGACGCCGTCCGGCGTGGCGCGCCCGTCGAGTTGAAGACGGGCAAGAACACCCGTCGCGAGCCACGCTTCGAGGACAAGATCCAGGCGACGGCGTACGCACTCTTGCTCTCCGGGGGCGACCGCGAGGCCGCGCCCGACACCGGAACGCTCCTGTATACGAAAAACGCCGCCGTCGAGCGCACCGAGATCGGCGGTGACCTCTCGCCCGCCAAGGACTTCTCGATCGGTGATGGCCTCATGCGATTCGTCATCCGCGCGCGCAACGAGATCGCCGCGATGGAGGCCCAGCGCGCGATCCCGACCGGCGAAGAGGCCGACGCGACCTGTGAGTACTGTTTCGAACAGGACACCTGCATGGCGCTCGCGGGCCGGCTGGATCAACACTCCAAGGCCGGCGCGGTCGGGAAAGCGCTGCCGAGCGCCGAACGCGAGTACGTCGACGAGTTTTATGACGCGATCGAGGCCGAGCGGCACGCGATCCATTCCTCGTTCACCGATCTCTGGGAGCAGTCCGCCGACGACCGGGCCGACGCGGACCGCGCGCTCGTCGATCTCGACCCGTGCGGCCGGACTCAGCGCGATGACGGCCGCTGGGAACTCCGCGCGCGCTCGACGGGCGCCATCTCGAAGATCCGCGAGGGCGACATCGTGCTCGCGAGCGACGGCGATCCGGTCGGGGGAAGCGCCGAACTCGCGCGCGTCGAGCGACTCGGTGGGTCGCCCGCAGATGCGAGCGGCGAAGATGCGGACGGCACAGATGCGTCCGAAGACGCCGCCGACGTGATCGTCACGACCGACGAGCCACTCGATCTCTGCCGACTCGACATCTACCCCTCCGACATCGGGGTGGATCGCATGCTGACGGCGATCCACGACGCCGTGCTGGCGCGCCCGCCCGAGCGCAAGGACGTGCTGTTCGAGCGGCGCGCCCCATCCTTCGAAGACGTCGACGCGACCTTCGTCCCGAACAACGACGCTCAGGACCGCGCGGTCCGCCGGGCGGTCGCCGCCGAGGACTGTGCGCTCATCCACGGCCCGCCCGGGACGGGCAAGACCTACACGCTCGCCCGCCTTGTCGACGCGCTGGTCGAACGCGGCGAGCGCGTGCTCGTCTCGGCGTTCACCAATCGCGCAGTCGACACCGCCGTCGAGGCGATCCGCGAGCGCGGGGTGAGCGTCGTCCGGATGGGCACCGAGAGCGGCGTCTCCGAACCGGTCGCGGACTGCCGACTCGATCCGGCGGGCGACCCGGACGAACGCGCAGCGACGCTGCGCGAGGCGGACGTGATCGCCGCGACGACGGCGACCTGTGGCTCGCGGGTGATGCGCGAGCAGTCGGTCGACGTCGCGGTGATCGACGAGGCCGGACAGTTGACCGAACCGGGTGCGCTCGCGGCGATCGCACTCGCGGATCGGTTCGTCCTCGTCGGTGACCACCACCAGTTGCCGCCCGTCGTCCAGAGCGACCCCGATGCGGGGGCGACCCTCTCGCGATCGCTGTTCGAGCGCCTCATCGACACCTATCCCGAGGCCGGCGTCATGCTGACCAAGCAGTACCGCATGGCTCAGCGCATCCAGGCGTTCCCCTCTCGGGAGTTCTACGACGGACGGCTGCGCCCCGCGGACGGCGAGACTGCCGCCCAGCAGATCGCAGACCTCGCGAGCGTCGACGCCGCGGCGTTGCCCGCTCACCTCCGCCGGCGAGTCGCGTTCGTCGATCCCGACGGGGACGACGAGGGCGCGGTGAATCCCCGCGAGGCCGACACCGTCGAAGAGATCGTCGCGGCCTATCGCGCGGCGGGCGTGCCCGACGAATCGATCGGCGTGATCGCGCCCTATCGCGCGCAGGTCGCGGCGATCGAGCGCCGCGTGCCCGAATCGATCACCGTCGACACGGTCGATCGCTTCCAGGGGTCGAGTCGTGAGGTGATCGTCCTCTCCTTTGTCGGGACGGGATCGCTCGACGGGCCGATATTCGAGGACTATCGTCGTGTGAACGTCGCGCTCACCCGGGCGAAGAAGGCGCTCGTCCTCGTCGGCGATCGGGAGGCCCTGGAGAGTGATCCGGTGTACGCGCGCCTGGTCGAGTGGGCGGACTGA